The window TTCTTGTGGCCACACATGCGGGATCTGGTGGGTACGGATAGCAATTTGCGTCTCCATGCCCGGCGCCATATTTTCGCCCAGCACTTCAACCACTTGCCCCATCATGCCGCGATTGCGCGAACCACGGTCGGTAATTTCAATCACCACCACGTTGCCCATCCGGGCACCGCCACGCAGTTTCGTTAGGGATCAGGATATCCTGATGAATGCGCGAGTCATCCGGCACCACGTAGGAGTAACCGTATTCAAAGAAAAAGCGACCGACAATCTGGGTTTGACGCTCTTCCAGCACGCGGACTAAACGCCCCTCTTTTCTGCCGCGCTTGTCAGTACCGGTTGGCTGCACCAGTACCAGATCACCATGGATGATGTGCTTCATCTGATGATGAGGAAGAAGAATGTCATTGTCTTTATTGACGCTGCCTTCCGGGCGTACCCAGCCGTGACCGTCTTTATGACCAATCACATAGCCTTTGACCATTTCCAGTTTTTCCGGCAGGGCGTAACACTGGCGACGGGTAAAAACCAGCTGGCCGTCTCGTTCCATTGCACGCAGACGACGACGTAAGCCTTCGTACTGTTCCTCACCAGACAACTGCAGCGCTTCGAACAGATCATTGCGGTTCATCGGCACATTGGCCTGAGTCAGATATTCGATGATGAATTCACGACTTGGTATCGGATTTTCGTAGTTATCAGCTTCACGATCCGCGAAAGGATCAACGTGCGGGGTGTCAGACATAGCCAGACCTGCTTAATTATGAAGGGAACACCAGTATAACCTACTGAGAATCTGAGCATAAGAACTAAAACAAATATCCTGAACAAGATCACCAAAGGCAAATATGTGACATAAATCAAACTTTACGTTACATTGACCCGCTTTCTACCTCTTGTTTCACCCCCTTCTGCGGGTACGGATAATCTCATGCTGTTAAATTTACGCCACAAGGTGCGCTGGTTACTGAGCCAGTTTGTTTTGAACGTTGTTTTATTGTCAGTACTAGGCCTGCCTTATCTGACCTGGATGCTCACCCCGCAGCACGACTGGGTGGCCAAACTGTACTTGCTGACCACCCAGATAGGCTGGTTTGGTCTGTTTGCTCTGGCCATCAGTTTAGTCATGCTGACGCTGAGCTGGCTGCCGGGACGCTGGCTGAGAAGTATCGCGACCCTGGTCACCTGGCTCGCCTCGGTGCTGCTGATCGTCGATGTGCAGGTTTACCAGCAGTACCGCTTCCATCTCAGTGGTTTCGTCTGGGAATTGCTGATCGAAGGCGGTGATGAGGTCATCAGCCTGTCCTGGTACACCCTGCTGATGGCAGGCATGATTGTGCTGGGGCTCGGGCTGGCCAGCCTGGTGGTGAGCGTATTGAGCAGTAAACTGGCTCGCACGAATCTGCGCAGGGCCAGATACGCCTGCGCGATTTGGTTTGCTTCCCTGCTGACCAGCCAGGGCATTCATATGTGGCGCGATGCCAATTACGACAGCGTCGTACCCAGCTACAGCTATCACTGGCCACTGTACTACCCTCTGACTGCCAAACGCTTTTTCCACAAGATGGGCTGGATTGATATCCAGACAGCACGTGAAGAGAACCTGACTCTGGCCCATCCACAGAGTTCAAACCTCAATTACCCTTTGCATCCGCTCAGCTATGAGAAGTCAACGCAGCAACCTAAGCAACAACCGAAGCAGCAAGCGAATATTCTGTTCATCGCCATCGATACCTGGCGCTACGATGATGCCAACCCACAAGTGACGCCGCATATCAGCCAGTTTGCCAAGCGCAGTTTGCGTTTCCAGCAACATGTCAGTGGCGGCAACTCAACCCAGGCCGGTATTTTCAGCCTGTTCTACGGTTTGCCGGCGACTTACTGGAAACGCGTTCCTGTCAGCGCAGCAACGTCCGGCGCTGATGGATGCTCTGCAGGCACAAGATTATCAGTTTGCGATTTATGCCGCGGCGCCGCTCAACAGCCCTCCGTTTGATCGCACGGTATTTAACGGGGTGGAAAATCTGCGTATTGATACACCGGCAGACACCTCGCCACAACGTGACGCGCGCATTACCGATGACTTCATTGACTTTCTGCACACACGTGACAGCAGCAAACCTTATTTCGGTTTCCTGTTCTATGACTCAGCCCATGCGACCGATTTTCCGGCTGACATGCCGCTGCACTTTTCGCCTTCCTGGGAGCGGGTTGATCATATCAAGCTCAACAACGATTTCGATCCTGAACCGTACCGCAACCGCTACCGCAATGCGCTGTACTATATTGACACTCAGGTCGAACGGGTGCTGAAATCCCTGCAGGCACGCGGTGAACTGGACAACACCATCGTTGTCATCACGTCCGATCACGGTCAGGAGTTTAACGATAACCATCAGAACTACTGGGGTCACGGCAGTAACTACAGCATGGCGCAGATTCATGTCCCGCTCTATATCTATGTGCCGGGCCGGGAGAGTAAAGATATTCGCTGGAAGACCACTCATCAGGATATCGCACCGACTGTTATGCAGCGTACACTCGGGGTCACTAACCCGGTCAGCGACTATTCGGTAGGTTATGATTTGTTTGATACTCAGCGGGACCGGGACTGGTTGCTGATCGGCAGTTACTTCAACTACGCCATGGTGGCGGATGATGAGATTATGGTGACCTACCCGAGCGGCAGCGTTCAGACCATGACACCGCAGTTAGAGCCGAAAGCGCAGCACTCGTTTACCAGCAGCGATCTGATGCAGGCGCTGACCCAGATGAATCGCTTTTTGAAATAAGCACTTTCGCTTTACGCCAGAGACAACTGCGGCCACGTGCAGGTATGACAACGTGGCCGCAATCGCAAATAAAGGTAGTCTGGTGAAGCTACCAGAAGGTGGTACGCCGCTTGGCGCGGGCAATGATATTTTGCGGCATACGCTGCTCCAGCCCCTGGCGCAGAATCGCAATCCGGTTGTGAGTCCGTTGGTCAGCGGTCACTGAATTGTACAGCCAGCGATAGGCATCCTCATAATCCAGCGGACTGCCGTAATCACGCAGCAGCAGCTCGGCAAGGTGAATACGCGCGTTGAGATTACCCATCGACGCAGCTTCACGCAGATAAGGGATCGCGCGCTCTTTATCCTGCTGCACTAAGGTGCCGCGCGAATAATAGCGTCCCAGTTGTTCCAGCGCAGCCGGCAACCCCTGGTGAGCGGCATTTTCCATGTAGTACAGGCCAAGCTCCACGTCCTGATCCACACACACGCCCCATGCCAGCATGTCACCATACAGAAACTCGTAAGCCGGCAGATTGATGCGGGTGGCGCGGGCAACGATGTCCTCGACCAACTGACAATTATCCGCTTTGACGCGTTCCAGATGTTTGTTGTTCTCGATTAGTTTGATCAGCTCAGCTTCTGAATATATTGGCACTGGCTCACCGACCTCAGCCACATTAGCTTGGCTGAAAGACGCGTGAAAGACTAACACCAGAGAAGCGGCTACCGTTCGTAGCTTCATACCTGCACTCTTAGTTAACTCCGATAGCCATAACAGTATAGCGCGCGATACGCGCAGGCCCGGTCTGATTCTTTTATCGGCCAATGCCCGCCACGCTTTAGGCAAATATTGCCACAGGCTGGCAACTTTTTGCCGCAGCAGTTGCCTGCTCTGGGATGAGAAGCATAAAAAAAGCCGGCTGAGTCAGCCGGCTTTCAAAAATACTTTACTATCAATTACACGTTAAACGAATTACACGTTAAACGGATGCACTTTGATAATGGTCTCGTTACGGTCAGGACCGGTCGAGATGATGTCAACCGGCACACCAGTCAGCTCTTCGATACGCTTGATGTA is drawn from Vibrio sp. CDRSL-10 TSBA and contains these coding sequences:
- a CDS encoding tetratricopeptide repeat protein; the encoded protein is MKLRTVAASLVLVFHASFSQANVAEVGEPVPIYSEAELIKLIENNKHLERVKADNCQLVEDIVARATRINLPAYEFLYGDMLAWGVCVDQDVELGLYYMENAAHQGLPAALEQLGRYYSRGTLVQQDKERAIPYLREAASMGNLNARIHLAELLLRDYGSPLDYEDAYRWLYNSVTADQRTHNRIAILRQGLEQRMPQNIIARAKRRTTFW